A stretch of the Eulemur rufifrons isolate Redbay chromosome 20, OSU_ERuf_1, whole genome shotgun sequence genome encodes the following:
- the LOC138400730 gene encoding WAP four-disulfide core domain protein 8-like, which translates to MGIYRPCTRTRCAFNTRRGLSKELRAMETGPGARHLPLHISTLSWRNAIFLLLLALSLEQASASLADEIKQKPGVCPRERISCHVKIQDHCRTDFDCLGHEKCCTFACRKKCLDPYQEPCTLPLKRGICKLNLQRWHFDFEKGSCEFFIFRGCLGNVNNFFSIDDCKTACMSVVKEGQCPLFPFTDRMECPASCRSDIDCPKGHKCCDSTCGFVCSRAWTVKEGFCPRKPLKCARIDKPECLQDDACPLAEKCCTDCGLKCMEPQM; encoded by the exons CCATGCACCAGAACACGCTGTGCCTTTAATACGAGAAGAGGTCTGAGCAAGGAGCTCCGAGCCATGGAAACAGGGCCTGGAGCTAG GCACCTTCCTCTCCACATCTCCACCCTCTCCTGGAGGAATGCAATTTTCCTGCTCCTTCTCGCCCTCTCTTTGGAGCAGGCCTCTGCATCGCTGGCTGATGAAATCAAAC AGAAACCAGGAGTGTGCCCCAGAGAAAGGATTTCCTGTCACGTTAAAATTCAGGACCATTGCAGAACGGATTTCGACTGCTTGGGACATGAGAAGTGCTGCACTTTTGCCTGTAGAAAGAAGTGCTTGGATCCCTATCAAG AACCCTGCACACTGCCCTTAAAACGAGGAATATGTAAGCTTAACCTACAGCGCTGGCATTTTGACTTTGAAAAAGGTAGCTGCGAATTCTTTATATTTAGGGGCTGCCTTGGGAATGTGAACAACTTCTTCAGCATTGATGACTGCAAGACGGCCTGCATGTCAGTTG TCAAGGAAGGACAGTGCCCACTCTTTCCTTTCACTGACCGTATGGAGTGTCCAGCTTCGTGTAGAAGTGACATCGATTGCCCCAAGGGGCATAAGTGTTGTGACTCCACATGTGGCTTTGTTTGCTCCAGGGCCTGGACAG TCAAAGAAGGTTTCTGCCCACGCAAGCCCTTGAAGTGTGCCAGGATTGATAAACCCGAGTGCCTGCAGGATGATGCCTGCCCGTTGGCAGAAAAGTGCTGTACGGATTGTGGACTGAAATGCATGGAACCCCAAATGTGA